The genomic stretch GAAGCAACACTGAAAGTATTGAAGGAATACTGTGACACAAACGGCCTGGAAGTCAACATcagcaaaacaaaaataatggCCTGTCGTACATCAGGAAGGATCAAGAAAAAGGATAAAGGCTTTCAATTCAAAGGCAAAAGTATTGAGGTGGTCAAGACATACACATATCTGGGTGTTGCGTTATCAAGCAACCTGCAAGGAGATATAGCAGCCACCGAAGCATCCAAAAGAGGCAAACAAGCAATCGGATCAACCTACTTAATTCTTTCTAGGCTCGGAGCAGAAACTTGGCTTAGCAAAAAGAAACTCCATGACAGCATGATCAAAACAACGCTGCTATACTTAGTGCACATCTGGGGTCTCAGGAAAGAAATACTAGACAAACTTGAAGCAACTCACCTGCTTTATTTTAAAAGAATTTTCCATCTTCCTGTCTGTACGCCACATTATCTTCCACGCCTTGAACTCGACATACCACACATTTCTCCAGAAGTACTAAAATACGCATACAACTGGGTAATTAAAATACTAGACATGAGAGAAGACCGACTGTCCAAGCTCGGCTTGACTAGACTTATTCAACTATCTGCCAATTACAAAAGTCCAAACTTGAACTGGACCTTACCAGTTAAGTCGTTGCTTTCTCTCATTGGTGAAGAACAAATGTTTGAGGACATGAACGCAACTCATTGGAAGGTAAATAAGGACAGGATCCTCAACAAGTACCGCTCTTTCCTGAAACTTCAAGACCTTAAACGCTACTCAAAGTCTGAATCATGTCAATCACCCATACCAAGGTCGCTAGAAGACTCACTCCCAATATACCTGACAAGAGGCTCTTTCCACACAATAACACCTAAACTACAGCTAAGAGTCGCCAACATATACTCGTGCAACATATCAACGAAGCTGGGggtaattaaattaaaaccGGCAGAATTATGCCGCTTCTGTCACAACTCAGAAAAGGAAACAATAGCTCACTTTCTGATAAACAGTACATTCTTCAGCTCTCTTCGCTCCGAATACCTGCAAATATCCAAGGAAGATAGCGACCATCTCaacttaattataattttagatGACCATTCCACATCTGgcttcaaaaatttattaaactatTTAACAGCGTGTTCAGAGTTATTCAATAGTATCACGCCAAACTAGTTCTGTTTAACTCAATACACATTACTTAACGGCcttaaaatgtatataaagttttctatattttttatttttttaatttttttatgctcAATCTTAAACTTATTTGTAACATTATACGATCTCATAAAAAAAGTGTATCAGAGATATGTATcttaaaaaaatcactttaaataaataataataataataataataataatattcatttcatttattttatttgttttatgaattttattttatttatatgattcattttatttatcccatttattttattaattttatgttgaattttcatttattttatgtatagAAAGAagatttaatatattatacatagacTTATATACGGCTATCGTGCGACTACGACGACATATAAGCGAAGACAATCTCTACTCGTACAGTACAGCTCGGCTTCCCGCAGCAGTGTATGCGTGCAGGTAACGGTGGGTATACATCACTTGACCGTTCGCTCTATGAGCGATAACAACAAGAGacaaatataaatataggA from Neodiprion virginianus isolate iyNeoVirg1 chromosome 3, iyNeoVirg1.1, whole genome shotgun sequence encodes the following:
- the LOC124299581 gene encoding uncharacterized protein LOC124299581 translates to MHIRKDHHLSDSIDITEGVLQGDILSPLLFILFIADIIKFFENRDVEGLNLNNLRQILMLLYADDIAALSHSASSSEATLKVLKEYCDTNGLEVNISKTKIMACRTSGRIKKKDKGFQFKGKSIEVVKTYTYLGVALSSNLQGDIAATEASKRGKQAIGSTYLILSRLGAETWLSKKKLHDSMIKTTLLYLVHIWGLRKEILDKLEATHLLYFKRIFHLPVCTPHYLPRLELDIPHISPEVLKYAYNWVIKILDMREDRLSKLGLTRLIQLSANYKSPNLNWTLPVKSLLSLIGEEQMFEDMNATHWKVNKDRILNKYRSFLKLQDLKRYSKSESCQSPIPRSLEDSLPIYLTRGSFHTITPKLQLRVANIYSCNISTKLGVIKLKPAELCRFCHNSEKETIAHFLINSTFFSSLRSEYLQISKEDSDHLNLIIILDDHSTSGFKNLLNYLTACSELFNSITPN